One window from the genome of Oceanisphaera sp. IT1-181 encodes:
- a CDS encoding GGDEF domain-containing protein, with protein MQGRFVLFCVLFLFIGIVLTVAFIVRKAINTQPMSLFLASTLLFLTWYLLLGGGADGSGVYWTYSISMLMVLLAGPKVGSIYMGLYLVISSVLILGPFTFVYNYTHAETIRIIASSFGLYVLILTSEWIRIGSYAVISETSENHRYLANTDPLTGLLNRNGIMVALKEKGVQQSAIMVMLDIDSFKSVNDNYGHDFGDLVLIRLAKLLKDNVKGGDLTARWGGEEFLLVFYDISISATESLIRKIKDEFANIIFHHNDAAIFVTFSAGVAPFNDISAFEPVVKLADERLYQAKAMGRNQVVADELQLVIMQEAQV; from the coding sequence ATGCAGGGGCGATTCGTACTGTTTTGTGTGCTGTTTCTCTTTATCGGTATAGTCTTAACCGTGGCCTTTATCGTCAGAAAAGCCATTAATACTCAGCCAATGAGCCTTTTTCTGGCTTCTACTTTGCTCTTTTTAACCTGGTATTTGCTGTTGGGTGGGGGTGCTGATGGCTCTGGAGTATATTGGACCTACTCCATCTCTATGTTGATGGTATTGCTAGCAGGACCCAAAGTCGGCAGCATTTATATGGGGCTTTATTTGGTGATAAGCTCGGTACTTATTTTAGGGCCCTTCACGTTTGTCTATAATTACACCCACGCGGAAACCATCAGGATCATCGCCTCCTCTTTTGGCCTGTATGTGTTGATCTTGACCAGTGAGTGGATTCGTATCGGTTCTTATGCCGTGATCTCTGAAACCTCAGAAAACCACAGATACCTCGCCAATACCGACCCGTTAACTGGCTTGCTGAATCGCAATGGCATTATGGTCGCCCTAAAGGAAAAGGGTGTCCAGCAATCGGCCATCATGGTGATGCTGGATATAGATAGCTTTAAATCTGTTAATGATAACTACGGTCACGACTTTGGTGATCTGGTGCTGATTCGGCTCGCTAAGTTGCTCAAAGATAATGTTAAAGGCGGGGACTTAACGGCGCGCTGGGGAGGAGAAGAGTTCTTGCTGGTTTTTTACGATATCTCAATAAGTGCCACGGAATCGTTGATCAGAAAAATAAAAGATGAGTTCGCCAACATTATATTTCACCATAATGATGCGGCCATTTTCGTGACCTTTAGTGCGGGAGTGGCTCCCTTCAATGATATCTCCGCATTTGAACCTGTCGTAAAACTGGCGGATGAAAGGCTCTATCAAGCTAAGGCGATGGGCCGAAATCAAGTAGTAGCCGACGAGCTGCAACTGGTGATTATGCAAGAGGCGCAGGTGTAG
- the ycaO gene encoding 30S ribosomal protein S12 methylthiotransferase accessory factor YcaO — protein MKTFIPSKDAALEDSISYFQQQLINLGFDIEEASWLNPVPNVWSVHIRDKSCGLCFTNGKGASKKAALASALGEYFERLATNYFFADFYLGKDIAEGDFVHYPNEKWFTLPADNSLPNGMLDDYTRGYYDPEGEVTADMLIDLQSGNEARGICALPFERQGDLETVYLPMNIVGNLYVSNGMSAGNTRTEARTQGLSEVFERSIKNRIISDRISLPRIPAEVLARYPHIEAPIAALEAEGFPIHAFDASLGGDYPVICVVLFNPTNSTCFASFGAHPRFEVALERTVTELLQGRSLKELDVFVPPSFEDDEVADHHNLETHFIDSSGLISWDLFQDQADYEFADWDFSGSSEQEFTHLLAIFDRINQPVYIADYEHLGVYACRILAPGMSDIYPADDLTMANNNMGAHLRATLLSLPGSDADAEQLMGLYELLEEEGFDDFTRIRELLGIASTKGSAWHTLRIGELKCMLALAANELELALEYADWTLSFNASVFSDERHRYYRCLKAALELHLSEDRDPAQYVSAFNSMFTEETVTQVWAQIAGQARFHGLTLADESLADFPAHQGLLAVYEKLQQAKRKHAAS, from the coding sequence ATGAAAACATTCATTCCTAGCAAAGATGCTGCGCTGGAAGACTCTATTAGCTACTTTCAGCAACAGCTCATCAACTTGGGGTTTGATATTGAAGAAGCCTCTTGGCTCAATCCGGTACCCAATGTGTGGTCGGTGCATATTCGCGATAAAAGCTGTGGCTTATGCTTTACCAATGGTAAAGGCGCCAGCAAAAAAGCCGCTTTGGCTTCGGCACTGGGCGAGTACTTCGAGCGTTTAGCCACTAACTACTTTTTTGCCGACTTTTACTTAGGCAAAGACATCGCCGAAGGCGACTTCGTACATTACCCGAACGAAAAATGGTTTACCTTGCCCGCCGACAATAGCCTGCCAAACGGCATGTTAGATGACTACACCCGTGGCTATTATGACCCCGAGGGTGAAGTGACCGCTGATATGCTGATCGACTTGCAGTCCGGCAATGAAGCTCGCGGTATTTGCGCCCTGCCCTTTGAGCGCCAAGGTGACTTAGAAACCGTGTATCTGCCGATGAATATCGTCGGTAACTTGTATGTGTCTAATGGCATGAGTGCCGGTAATACCCGAACCGAAGCCCGCACCCAAGGCTTATCGGAAGTCTTTGAGCGCAGTATTAAAAATCGCATTATTAGCGATCGCATCAGCCTGCCCAGAATTCCTGCTGAAGTACTGGCTCGCTACCCGCACATTGAAGCGCCGATTGCGGCATTGGAAGCCGAAGGTTTTCCGATTCATGCCTTTGATGCCTCATTAGGCGGTGATTATCCGGTGATTTGCGTGGTGTTATTTAACCCAACTAACAGCACCTGCTTCGCTTCTTTCGGCGCTCACCCACGTTTTGAAGTGGCATTAGAGCGTACCGTGACCGAGCTGTTGCAAGGTCGCAGCTTAAAAGAGCTGGATGTGTTTGTGCCACCGTCTTTTGAAGACGACGAAGTGGCAGATCATCATAATCTGGAAACCCATTTTATTGACTCGTCAGGCTTGATCAGCTGGGACTTGTTTCAAGACCAAGCGGACTATGAATTTGCCGACTGGGATTTCAGTGGCAGCTCAGAGCAAGAGTTTACCCACTTATTGGCAATTTTTGACCGCATTAATCAGCCGGTCTATATCGCCGATTATGAGCATTTAGGCGTGTATGCTTGCCGAATTTTGGCACCGGGTATGTCAGATATTTACCCGGCCGACGACTTAACCATGGCCAATAACAACATGGGCGCGCATTTACGCGCCACTTTGTTAAGCCTGCCAGGCTCAGACGCCGACGCAGAGCAATTGATGGGCTTATATGAGTTGTTAGAAGAAGAAGGCTTCGATGACTTTACCCGTATTCGTGAGCTGCTCGGTATTGCCTCTACAAAGGGCAGCGCTTGGCACACCTTAAGAATTGGTGAGCTAAAATGCATGCTGGCCTTGGCGGCAAACGAATTGGAGTTAGCACTCGAATACGCAGACTGGACCTTGAGCTTTAATGCCTCAGTATTTAGCGATGAGCGCCATCGTTACTATCGCTGTTTGAAGGCGGCATTAGAGCTGCACTTAAGCGAAGACCGAGACCCTGCTCAGTATGTCTCAGCCTTTAACAGTATGTTTACTGAAGAAACCGTGACTCAGGTGTGGGCACAAATTGCCGGCCAAGCGCGTTTTCACGGGCTAACCCTCGCCGATGAAAGCTTAGCGGATTTCCCTGCGCACCAAGGCTTGTTGGCGGTGTATGAGAAGTTACAGCAGGCAAAGCGTAAGCACGCTGCAAGCTAG
- a CDS encoding DsbA family protein — protein MTVKFLPALAPILALGLLSAAPAQAEMSKAEFQKLVRETLLEQPEILREAIIKLEEKDQLASQAEFSKQLKQQSKQLFSSKTDGILGNPNGKLAVVYFTDYNCPYCHRMNQTLLTLIKDEPELKIIVKDLGILGPDSVQAARLALATAMEAPRQYAELHQALMSQKKVSTAALASITDKAGLDSKTLLAAADDKKISDKLNQNMSLFRSLGLNGTPALVFPDGTLIPGAVDVAGLKDILKDKKS, from the coding sequence ATGACCGTTAAGTTCTTACCTGCCTTGGCGCCTATTTTAGCCCTAGGCCTATTATCTGCAGCCCCCGCTCAGGCGGAGATGAGCAAAGCTGAGTTTCAAAAGCTGGTGCGTGAAACCTTGCTTGAGCAGCCAGAAATTTTGCGCGAAGCCATTATTAAGCTCGAAGAAAAAGATCAGCTGGCGAGCCAAGCTGAATTTTCTAAACAGCTAAAACAGCAGTCCAAGCAGCTGTTTTCCAGTAAAACCGATGGTATTTTAGGTAACCCTAACGGCAAGCTAGCTGTGGTGTATTTCACCGACTATAACTGCCCTTATTGCCATCGTATGAATCAAACGCTGCTGACGCTGATCAAAGACGAGCCTGAGCTAAAAATCATCGTTAAAGACTTAGGGATTTTAGGTCCTGACTCAGTACAAGCCGCGCGCTTAGCCTTAGCCACGGCCATGGAAGCACCTCGCCAGTATGCTGAGCTGCATCAAGCGCTGATGAGCCAAAAGAAAGTGTCCACGGCTGCCTTGGCCAGCATTACCGATAAAGCCGGCTTAGACAGCAAGACTTTATTGGCGGCTGCCGACGATAAAAAAATATCGGATAAGCTTAATCAAAACATGAGCTTGTTCAGAAGCTTAGGCCTAAACGGCACCCCAGCCTTGGTATTCCCGGACGGCACCTTGATCCCCGGTGCCGTGGACGTGGCGGGTTTGAAAGACATCTTAAAAGATAAAAAATCTTAA